The DNA window GGCGCGGCTTGCGGGTCATCGCCGTCGCCGTGGCGGCCTGGCCTCCCGGTCCGGTGGCGCTTCCATCGACGCCGCGCGACTTCCATTTCGAATGGCTAGGGCTGCTCGGCTTCGTCGACCCGCTCCGCGGCGGGGTAGCCGATGCCATCGGCCAGGCCCGCACCGCCGGCGTGCGGGTGATCATGCTGACCGGCGACCATGTGGCGACGGCGCGCGCCATCGCCGCTCAAGCCGGCATGGACCGATGCGACAGCGTCGCCCTCGGGGCCGACCTGGAGCGACTCGACGACGCTGCCGTGATGCGTTGCATCCAGGACACGGACGTTTTCGCGCGCGTCAAACCCGAGCACAAACTCCGCCTGGTCGAGGCGCTGAAGCGCGCCGGAGAAGTCGTCGCCATGACCGGCGACGGAGTCAACGACGCGCCGGCGTTGATGGCGTCCCATGTCGGCGTGGCGATGGGCGGACGCGGAACCGACGTCGCCCGGGAAGCGGCGTCGATCGTGTTGCTCGACGACGACTTCGTGACGGTGGTGCGGGCCATCCGCCAGGGACGCGTCGTCTACGACAACATCGTCCGCGCGATCCGCTACATTCTGGCCGTCCATGTGCCCATCACCGGACTGGCGTTGCTGCCCTTGCTGTTCGGCGCGGCGCCGATGCTCATGCCCCTGCACGTGGTATTCCTCGAACTGATCATCGATCCGGCGTCCACGCTGGTGTTCGAGCGCGAACCCGCCGCCCCCGGGGTCATGCGCAGACCGCCGCGCCCGCCATCGCAACGCTTGCTGGATATGCGCACATTGTTCGGTAGCCTGGGCGTAGGACTTGCGGTGTTCGCCGCCGTCGTCGCCGTCTACGTGCTGGGTCGCTCGGCGGCGCTGCCCACGTCGCAGCTCGCGGCGCTTTGTTTCACCGCATTGATCTCGGGCAACCTGGGCCTGGTCGCACTGAACTGCAGGCGCGGCGATCGCCGCTGGACCTGGCGCTCGAATCCGGCGTTCTGGACGATCGTCGCATGCGCGCTCGGTACGCTGGTTCTGATTACGCGCATCCCTTCCTTGGGCATATGGTTCCGCTTCTCGCCGCCGCCGGTGGCCGGGTCCTTGCTCGCGTTTCTGGCGCCGCTGGCGGGATTGGTCCTGATCGAGGCCGCAACCCGCGTCCTGCGGCGCCGGCGCTAGCCGGCTGCGGAGTGCGCCTGCCGGCATTCCCGAGCGATTTCCGCTGCTTCGTCCACATCGACGCGCCATACCCGCGCCCTGCTCGCGGAGGCTTCGATCCGCAGGCTGCCGCGCGAATTGGCGGCCTCGTCCAGTCCGATGCCGAGCCAAGCCAGATACGCCACGATCGCCGAACGAACCGGCGCGGAACGGGCGCCGATGCCGCCGGAGAACACCAGATGCTCGATGCCCCCCAGGCGCGTCGCCATCGCGGCGACGGCCTGCGCGATGCGCAGGGCGAATACGTCCAGCGCCAGGGCCGCGGACGGCGCGGCGGAGGCGAGCAGCCGGCGTACATCGCCTGTTTCCCCGGATATCCCGCGCAGGCCGGAACGGCGATACAACCCCTCCTGCAGACTGTCGACGGTCATGCCGTGGCGCAAGAGATACAACAGCGCGCCCGGATCCAGACTGCCGCTGCGGGTCGTCATCGGCACCCCGTCCAGCGGCGTGACGGCCATGGTGGTGTCCAGACTGTTTCCGGCACGGACCGCGCACAGACTGGCGCCGCCGCCCAAGTGGGCGAGAACGATCCGGTCGTCGCCGATTTCGCTATCGGCCCGGCTCAGTTCCCGCACCGCCGACGCGAATGCGAGCCCATGAAAGCCGTATCGTCTGACGCCCCAGGCGTGCCACTCCTGCGGTACCGGCAAACGCCGGGCGTTCTCGGGAAGGCCGCGGTGCCAGGCGGTGTCGTAAGCCGCGTATTGGCGCGTGTGCGGCCACCGCTGCGACACCGCGCGTACCAACGCCAGCGCCGGCGGCTGGTGCAGCGGCGCCAGAAGCGCAAGGCGCTGCAATCTCGCGAGTTCGGCCGCGTCGAGCGCGCGCGCTTGCACGGCGTCTCCGCCATGGACGAAGCGATGCCCCACCCAGGCCGGCCGGCCGGGAAACGCCAGCGCGTCGATCGCCGATGCGAGCCGAGCGTCCGCGTCGTCGCCGGCGGCCAACCCGACATCGATATGTCTCACCGGAACCGGACGGCGGTCCGGCTGCGGGTCGAACCCCGCGTACCACGCGGCCTTCAGCGTCGCCGAGCCCAGATTGAGCACCAAGCAGGCTTCCGAAGCGGGCCGGACCGCATTCACCCGTCCTGGCTCCACAGCACGTCCGGCGTCGCCAGTCCGCGCGTCGCGGCATATTCGGCCGGCGACAGCCATGTGGACGCCTTTCGCCCCGTCAGCCCGGTCGCAGCGGCCAAGACGTGCGCCCAAGTGCAGCGATTGGCGAACATCAGTCCGGGGGTGTCGAGCGTTCCGCCACGGTTTCGATAGCCCAGCGCCGCGGTCAGCGCCGGCCCGTCGTCGAGCCGGCGCAGCGCCCCCAGGAACGGTTCCGGGCGCATATGGGTCAAGAACACGCGCGGCCGTCCGGGTGCGAACCAGTGCCGAACCGCCTCGTCGTCGTGAACATGCTCGAGTTCCTGTTCGTCGCGCGGCGTCCTGAACCGTCCGGGCTCCCCGAGATAGATCAGGTTCGCTCGCACGTCGTATGAGCGGAGCCGGCGCCAGGCTTTGACGATCTCGTCCAACTGATAGGCGCCGGTGGCCACAAGGTCGATCTCGGCGTCGGGCACGTGTTTCAGCAGCAAGGCGCCTTCGCTGAGCAGGGACTGCGACTGGTCGCCGTCCAGCAGGACGGGCAACTCGCGTTTGGGCACGACCAGGCCCACGATGCCGCCGTGCCCGGCGTAGGCCGCCTGCAATGCCGCCTGGGCGGCGTTGGCGTCGGGCGGAAACACGACGCGCACGGTGTCCTGCATCTCGCCGAGCAGGACTTCCGACAAGGTCGGGTCTTGGTGCGATTGTTCGTTCTTCGCGTTTTCCCAGGTATGCGAGGTCATCGCCAGCGGCACCGACAACCACCCGGGCGGGCGCCCGGCCCTGCGCAATTGCCGTGCGAAGATCAGTTCCTGCCGTATCGCACCCAGCATTTTCACCGCGAATGCTTCGTAGGTGACGATCAAGTTGATGCCGCCCTTGTTGGCCAACGCCGCGCAGGCCACCGCTTCCTCGTTGAGCGCGGTGATGACGGCGCCGTCCTGGGCCTCGGCGATGCCGGCCTCGGGCGACTGCACGCGGTGCTTGAGCGCGTCGAGGGTGCGATCCAGGCGATTGCTGCGCAGCTCGTCGGGGTTGCCGACCCGGACCCGCAAGTGCGGGTTGGCTCGGACCACCGACACGAAGCACTCGTCGAGCGCGGCCATGGGCGAGACGCTCTCGCCGAGCGCGCGCCAGACGGGCGGCGGCAGTTCCGGAATCGGCACGCGACGCGTCGCCAGCGCGTGGTCGCGTTCGAGCGGACGTCC is part of the Lysobacter firmicutimachus genome and encodes:
- a CDS encoding acetate kinase — translated: MLNLGSATLKAAWYAGFDPQPDRRPVPVRHIDVGLAAGDDADARLASAIDALAFPGRPAWVGHRFVHGGDAVQARALDAAELARLQRLALLAPLHQPPALALVRAVSQRWPHTRQYAAYDTAWHRGLPENARRLPVPQEWHAWGVRRYGFHGLAFASAVRELSRADSEIGDDRIVLAHLGGGASLCAVRAGNSLDTTMAVTPLDGVPMTTRSGSLDPGALLYLLRHGMTVDSLQEGLYRRSGLRGISGETGDVRRLLASAAPSAALALDVFALRIAQAVAAMATRLGGIEHLVFSGGIGARSAPVRSAIVAYLAWLGIGLDEAANSRGSLRIEASASRARVWRVDVDEAAEIARECRQAHSAAG